From the Anguilla anguilla isolate fAngAng1 chromosome 8, fAngAng1.pri, whole genome shotgun sequence genome, one window contains:
- the LOC118234098 gene encoding activin receptor type-2B gives MFASWLTFTLLWGTFCAGPSHGEAETRECVFYNANWEIEKTNQSGLERCEAEKDKRLHCYASWRNSSGSIELVKKGCWLDDFNCYDRQECVATEENPQVFFCCCEGNYCNERFTHLPDVSGPPVKIRPPPPTPSLLNILVYSLLPVSVLSMALLLAFWLYRHRKPPYGHVDINEDPGLPPPSPLVGLKPLQLLEIKARGRFGCVWKAQLMNEYVAVKVFPIQDKQSWQNERDIFISPGMKHENLLRYIAAEKRGNNLEMELWLITEFHERGSLTDYLKGNAVSWNDLCHIAETMACGLAYLHEDVPRCKGEGPKPAIAHRDFKSKNVMLRVDLTAIIGDFGLAVRFEPGKPPGDTHGQVGTRRYMAPEVLEGAINFQRDAFLRIDMYAMGLVLWELVARCTAADGPVDEYMLPFEEEIGQHPTLEDLQEVVVHKKMRPVLKDCWLKHAGLAQMCETIEECWDHDAEARLSAGCVEERISQINRLTNATTSDCLVSMVTSVTNVDLPPKESSI, from the exons GACCAAGCCATGGAGAGGCCGAGACCAGGGAGTGTGTGTTCTACAACGCCAACTGGGAGATCGAGAAGACCAATCAGAGCGGGCTGGAGCGCTGCGAGGCGGAGAAGGACAAGCGGCTGCACTGCTACGCGTCCTGGCGCAACAGCTCGGGCTCCATCGAGCTGGTGAAGAAAGGCTGCTGGCTGGACGACTTCAACTGCTACGACCG GCAAGAGTGTGTGGCGACCGAGGAGAATCCTCAGGTGTTCTTCTGCTGCTGCGAAGGAAACTACTGCAACGAGCGCTTCACGCACCTGCCCGACGTCAGCGGTCCTCCAG TGAAGAtcaggccccctccccccacgccctCTCTGCTCAACATCCTGGTGTACTCCCTCCTCCCCGTCTCCGTCCTCTCCATGGCCCTCCTGCTCGCCTTCTGGCTGTACCGCCACCGCAAGCCCCCGTACGGCCACGTGGACATCAACGAG GACCCTGGCCtgcctcctccatctcctctggTCGGTCTGAAgcccctgcagctgctggagatCAAAGCCAGGGGGCGCTTTGGCTGCGTTTGGAAGGCGCAGCTAATGAACGAATATGTAGCCGTGAAGGTCTTCCCCATTCAG GACAAGCAGTCTTGGCAGAACGAGCGGGACATCTTCATCTCTCCGGGGATGAAGCACGAGAACCTGCTGCGCTACATCGCGGCCGAGAAGCGCGGGAACAACCTGGAGATGGAGCTGTGGCTGATCACCGAGTTCCACGAGAGG GGCTCCCTGACGGATTACCTGAAGGGCAACGCCGTGTCCTGGAACGATCTGTGTCACATCGCCGAGACCATGGCCTGCGGGCTGGCCTACCTGCACGAGGACGTGCCCCGCTGCAAGGGGGAGGGCCCCAAGCCCGCCATCGCGCACAG GGACTTCAAGAGCAAGAACGTGATGCTGAGGGTGGACCTGACTGCCATCATAGGGGACTTTGGGCTGGCTGTGCGGTTCGAGCCGGGGAAGCCCCCCGGGGATACCCATGGGCAG GTGGGGACGAGGAGGTACATGGCGCCGGAGGTGCTGGAAGGCGCCATAAACTTCCAGCGGGACGCCTTCCTGAGGATCGACATGTACGCCATGGGCCTGGTGCTGTGGGAGCTGGTGGCTCGCTGCACGGCTGCGGACG GTCCCGTCGATGAGTACATGCTGCCGTTCGAGGAGGAGATCGGGCAGCACCCGACCCTGGAGGACTTGCAGGAGGTCGTTGTCCACAAAAAGATGCGGCCGGTTCTGAAGGACTGCTGGCTGAAGCACGCT GGCCTGGCACAGATGTGCGAGACGATCGAGGAATGCTGGGACCACGACGCAGAGGCGCGCCTGTCCGCCGGGTGCGTGGAGGAGCGCATATCCCAGATCAACCGGCTGACGAACGCCACTACCTCGGACTGCCTGGTCTCCATGGTGACCTCCGTCACCAATGTGGACTTGCCACCCAAAGAGTCCAGTATCTGA